ATGGAGGAAATGTTCAGACATGAGTGATTCATTGAAAAAGTGAGCTGGTGTCATTTAGACCACAGGACTTCCATGAAAGAAAAATAGGCACCTCTAGATTGTGATGGAGGAGCCCAGTAAGGCTGCTGTTGGACGGGGGAGTCGGGCGAGGCGGAGGTGAGGAGGTATCCAGCACCGACAGGAGACTCCACGTTCTTCTCAAACGCACATTGTCCGAATGATGGAGGGCTGATGGGGGATTGAAGTGCTTGATGTCCATTGAGAGAGACGTGGTGGGAGTATGGAGGATGGAAGGGGGCGGTTATAGGTTGGTACGGGCTGAGGGGGGGGTAGGCTGGCGTCCCCTGGGGGTTGGAGGGATGCGACCCGTTGATCACAAGAGGCAGAGAACACGGAGGTACGTGTCTCTCGTGGCTCACAGCTGGATCCACGTGAGCATCGGGGATGAAAGGCTGTGAACTCAGCTCAGCATCCTCAGTGAAGACCTGACTGTGGTTTCTGAGGCAGCCGGGGTTCGACCCCTGCAGATGGTCGTGGCCGGGCCGCTGGTCAGAGGGCGAGCCCAGGCTGAGATGCTGAAAGATGGGCAGAGGGTTGCAGAGGGGTCCTGGAGGTGAAGCTGGGGACCAGCCGTTCGGCCCCGCCCACTGGTGACCGGGTGtccggctctgattggctgagagggCATCCATCATCGTCCATAACCATCACGGATAGGTGTGTTTCTCCTCTGGGGCGGGACCTAGCGAAGGAAAatcatatttcaaaataaaagtggttCCTTCAGATATCTTATCTacctacaaacaaacaataaaaacacaaaaagcctCTTTTAGCTGGGCTCCATCTTTGAGAACGTTTTATCTTGTGACTTTCGCAGTTAGCTCCATCTCACGTACAACAGGTTACATTAACAACCTGAGAAAGATGCATCATTATAAAATCAAATTCTATACAGTCACTTCACCCCTGCTTATTAGCTTAACTGATCATTTTGAACTTGCTCATTTAAgctatagactgtttataaagatcaACCACAAATCTCCACAATGAAGCTGGGGCTGATAGATGAgctgtactgcagccaaccaccaggtggcgatcgagacgctttggcttcactttgggttAGCTGTCATGTGTCCATCTTTAAAACCCGTGGTTGTGAACCCTTGTGTTTACACTGAATGGGCCTGGCTGCGTTAATAATGAATGAAACTGAAGAAAACACGGCGGAGGAGTAAGAGACGAGCCTCGTTACCTTTGCGCATTAACGTAAACTGCGGGGTTTTGCGGCACTTGATCGTCGCCATCTCCGCCCTGTCACCGCGTCTTTGTCTTTGCGTTACATCCAAACCGTGACGGGAACTGACCGCTGGTTTGAAGCCGCAGGTTCAGTCGCTGTCATCCATGACACAACGTTAGTTAGCATCATGCTAGCGAGAGTCACGACAAGCGGGTTCCGCTCtgcctttcaaagtaaaagcatccGGCACTGCCCTTTCTACGAGAACCGGAAGTTGACGCTACAAGATAAAAGCATCGAAACTATAGAGGGACCTGGCTGCAGACAAGATGGCCGACTTTCTTTCTCCATGTGCGCATGCGCACTAGATTAGATATACCAGTGTAATGCACATTTATCAAAAATttacaaactttatttattattctgtaCTCTCTCATTTATAGTTTATAGTTAACAGTTAATTAAACAACAATTTacttttgaaataaaatgtatatttcaaaCAATATCTTAGACACTGTATAAACATTGTGAATATACATGATACATACCTATATAGTTGAATTAACATTTATTCATTACCACCACTACATCTCagagaaatatattttatatttttatccaATACATTCATTAAGAAGctgttttactttgagttgCTCAGATCATTTAATAATAGAGTACTTCACTATCTAATATTTCCCATATGTAAGATGAATTTGAATATTGAAGGTAGTTTGATTTAGTTCATCTGATAAACTACAGTATAAATTTATTAGTAAAGTTGTGAATGGGAGTTTGCTGCTATACCTACGTATCAGTGAAAATATTCATGATATTCAAGTCATTCATTTCATAGAAGGACATCAGACAATTGAAAAGCTCAACTCACCAGTTTTATGTGTGgtaaataaattggcataattgttttattattggaACGTTGTGTTTCATATATAACTCAACCAAACAGATCAATATTATACAGTGTACATGGAAACTTGGTCACAGAAGGTAAATGTACAGCTCCAAAAATGTATCAGCAATAACAGTGGATCACATAATTTGCCTGCAATCATGAGCCGTCTCTGAATGAACCTCAGAagaatgcaaaataaaaatctacaaAGAAAACCGCTCTGTAATCCACTGAGGAAGGATCGATGCCTGGGAACAAGTGCAAACCAAAAACCAGttcaatacaaataaatgttcATTTCCGAAAGGCTCCCGGTGCTACAGAAGATGTGGAGACTGATAAATAAACAAGCTTAAACTATTGAGGGAAAAGGGTGATGACGGATAAGAAGATGGAAACGTTGCACATTAAAGGTTTTTCTTGAAACATAACATATCCTCTGAACTCGTCACGTCTTGCTGCCGTCGGTGGGTCAGGCCTGTGAAGAGCCACTTTGTCTCTTCAGCGCAGTGATCCTGTTTCTGACGTAGTCCTTCACACCCTTCCACGAACGGGTCTTCAGTGCTCTGGCCTCGGCCTCGAGACACTGGATGCAGTCGTTTTTCTGAGGCACCTTGTGTCCCTCAATGAAACGCATCATGTGTCTTTCAACAGCGCGGACCTCTGCTTCTTCCCACTTGTGTTTGCCCTTATATGGAGACcctgtgggaggggggggaccAGAAATTCAGTTGTGCCCAGAGGCTGGAAACTTTGACATCACATTAGGTTTGAACACAGGTGAACAGCTAGAAGGGGACGTTAAGTAAAGTTTGCATATCTCTGTCAAGGCTAATGTTaaacaaagtgtaaaaaaaaaacacagatccaCTCCTTTAAAAAGAATTTCAATAAAAACCTGGTGTCAGTGCGGATCTGCAGGTCCAGATggcaattttttatattttcaccaatttccttgagaataattcatggattttgattttttttaagttgcagTTCCTTTGGTAATCAATGAAACATCCAAAGTCGAatcgcactgttaaagaaagtgaagaattccaggatctgctccaaaatcgAATGCCTTTATAATTTCTGACAACCAATACTGCGATGAGGTAAATCTTCCACAGGCAACACAACTTAAAGTATATAAAGCTTGTTCATGACCAACATAACTacctttgtgtctttgtttagaAGGAACCGTCCTGCAGTTGCCTGTTGTTGATCCATGTTCTTGTTGATAGTCATTTGCTTGTTGGCAGCTCGTGCCGGAGAACTCAGTCTGACTCCATGATGCAGCTTGTTGTCCTGTTTCAGGATATAACCTCTctgtattaaaaaacaaacagagaaagtcTTCTTCTAACATATGGATCTCATATCATCTGATTACTTCACAGTGGTTTTACAGCTTCGGCTTCTCTCCTAATAAAACTACATCTTGTGGAGGGATTATATCTGAACACTCTACTTGGAAACCATGTCTTGATACAAAAGAGCATTAAACTGAACATGTATTACCTTCACAGTCCATCTCGTCCTGCTGCATGCCGCCGTTCTGTCGATAGGATTTCATTTGATAACGACAGCCAAAAATGAGTTTGGCCTCATCGTCGTCCAGGTTCATCAGCTGGAGCATCTTCGGGTAATGCTTCAGGATCTTTCTCGACGTCAGTGCTTCGGGGTTTTTCGCTCCACATTCTTTGACAAAGTGATGGATGGACTCCGAGCCTTTGTAGGCAGACAGCGCGCACGGCCGGCCAAAGAGAAAGGGATTCTTCTGCGGGACGCCGCACGTCTCACGAAGCTTCACGAGAAGCTCCATGGCTGAGAGGAATGAGGGTTTAAGTAGAACAGGGACCATCCTCCCACAGCTCCCCTTTATGTCCACTCTAGAGAAAAGCCCACACATGGTTCTTTCCAGATCTGTAACGGACACGTCCATGTCGTCGAGCACGTTGGACTTTTTCCGTGACATGAAGGTCTTCAGCTGGATCGACGCCACCTCTCCAGGTTTCCTCCTGTTGAACACGATCGTCCGGGCCAGTATCACCTTGGCCAGACAAGCATAGTTTTCTGCAGAAGGGTTTTCTCCCAGTTTGGTCTCAGCAAGACGATGAACCGTGTCCAGGTGGGAATTCAGAAGCCTTATATCCTGGGCGATTGGAACATTCCCATCCGAggtcttttttatttctctgagaTTTGTTAATGCACCTGAAGAAATGAGCCGGTTCCATTTCTTCTGATACACCACAAGGAAGTTTTTTGCCGACTCTGCCAGACTGGTGTCACCGCTCTTCACCGCGTTAGCCTCAACGATACTACAGGCCTTCTGCAGGTGGTACCCGAGCTTGATGGCCAGTGAAGGAATGCTGAATGTATTGTTTTCGAGGTCATAGCCCGCCAGGACTTTCACTGCAGACACCACGTGCCTGAAGCTTGAAGGGTAGAAGAATTCCTCCAGGTTCTTCAGCGGGGTTGTTTTCTGAGCTTCGAGCACAAGTCTTGCTAACTGACGGAGGTTTTGTCGGATATAGTCGTGCTTCCTCACATCGGAGGAGTACTGGTTGTACATTTGCTCACCGAACTGCAAGATAACCTGGTCGTCGATGACCGTTTTTGTGACATCGTCGTAGATCATCTCGCACACAATGTTCTTGAAACCATCGCTGATGCCGAGATCTCCAAAGATTTCGAGCGCGCACCGCGATGCAATACGCTTCCTTCCAAATTCCGATTCATTCTCATCCTTCACTTTCTCTGGGCATTTTCTCATGTGTCTGAACAAAGCGTTCTTCACATAAAGGCCGTGACAGTAGAGACAGTGAAGAAAGTCTTGGGCTTGTCCAGGCTTGCGTGGTCGCTTTTGGACGGCAAGTACTCCCTTCCCTGCTTTTATCACATTCTTATTATGCAGAAAGTTTCCTTGATTTATGAGTTTTTTCCATATCTTTCGTCTTTCTCTGGACAAGACGGGATATTGAAAAGCAACTGCAACCTCGGCTTTGTCGCAGTGAACCCTCTCAAAGTGCCGTGCCATCTTGGACTGCGGCTTCGagcaaaacaaacagtaatTCCTCTTGTCGTACACACGCTGTTCCTTCGTATTCAGAGTTGGCAGCACTACAGTTTGAGGGAGCTTCTTCTGATAGGCTGCAGAGGACTTTTTTGCACCTTTGTCCTTAGACGGAGaagtctttgtctttgttttccccTCGGAAGGTTCTTCATCCGTGGGGGTCGAGGAAGCACTGGGACTTGATTTATCTGACGAGCTCCAGTCAGAGTCAGACTGGACCTCAGAGAAGTCTCCGTCATTGTTTGGAAAGTAATCAGGATCAGTGTCATCGCCTGACTCCGATGAAGTATCCTCTTTTTTCTGAAAAGGATCAAAAGAATTGGATGCAGGAATGAGGTTGCAGCAACTTTATATCTTACTGAGCTTTTattaaatactgtatatgtCTTAACACAGATAAACTGTATGTATCACTGCAATCTTACTAATTTAAGAAACAAGTTTTCAAAGGATGAAGATGTATGAATAATATTAGAATTTTATTCTCTGATTGGGTTTTTCAAGTTCAAGttgctttttttaattgaatggaTGAAGTTAAACTTATCCAAGAGTATTTCAGTCCAATTGGAGAATGAATGCTATGAAAATGCAAAGTCTCAGTTTTCAGTAAGTTTGTTTCATAGCTGCTCCCCAAAAATAAAGCCAAACCGTCTCCATCGCCatctgctggctggctgcagtataggtcatgccTCCCCTATGTTTATGAAtgtgacatggaccaaactaaaaagtccaaGTAAATGTCAAATACTTTTTTCTCAAGGAGGGGAAGTGTAATGAGATCAAAACTTACTTTGTAGTTTCAGTTAGTTTCCATCACTTCACCTCAGATGAAGTGATGAACTGCTTCATACTAAAATCTACACTGTGATATTAGTTAAGAATCAGAAACTCAGGTTAGTACCTGTGATTCTCCTGCTGACATGGGATCATCATCATCCGGCAAATCACAGGTCTCAACATGTTCATCACAggaagcaggagatgagcaatgagctgaaagatgagactgaaaaaccaaaacaaacaagagGAAGTCATAGTGTTGTAGTTTGGCTACCATATTGTTACA
The genomic region above belongs to Pleuronectes platessa chromosome 4, fPlePla1.1, whole genome shotgun sequence and contains:
- the LOC128438830 gene encoding uncharacterized protein LOC128438830 isoform X2 yields the protein MMDNPAANKNHVPCHSWVSPNGWSTSSTQGALLDPLGGSQHLGLGSSSEHRSSYEHLQGPSCVSGPSNLPPPHNMYHSAMYKAPHVSSHPAASALFADTSIPNHGVQLCRSQNAPLLLPHNPYRPQLTNQGLPGGLQGLPMSLPSCGQRVNAHQAPSGGMNVESAGVAGYAQGFGPSTSQEQAQWMPSLHSRGAENKSGRDAAAQCHNEPSHKNTIPLPDNERQRSAILNHRAQLLKQLAEMDELLDSIPADDTGDGRSLHTALQSHLSAHCSSPASCDEHVETCDLPDDDDPMSAGESQKKEDTSSESGDDTDPDYFPNNDGDFSEVQSDSDWSSSDKSSPSASSTPTDEEPSEGKTKTKTSPSKDKGAKKSSAAYQKKLPQTVVLPTLNTKEQRVYDKRNYCLFCSKPQSKMARHFERVHCDKAEVAVAFQYPVLSRERRKIWKKLINQGNFLHNKNVIKAGKGVLAVQKRPRKPGQAQDFLHCLYCHGLYVKNALFRHMRKCPEKVKDENESEFGRKRIASRCALEIFGDLGISDGFKNIVCEMIYDDVTKTVIDDQVILQFGEQMYNQYSSDVRKHDYIRQNLRQLARLVLEAQKTTPLKNLEEFFYPSSFRHVVSAVKVLAGYDLENNTFSIPSLAIKLGYHLQKACSIVEANAVKSGDTSLAESAKNFLVVYQKKWNRLISSGALTNLREIKKTSDGNVPIAQDIRLLNSHLDTVHRLAETKLGENPSAENYACLAKVILARTIVFNRRKPGEVASIQLKTFMSRKKSNVLDDMDVSVTDLERTMCGLFSRVDIKGSCGRMVPVLLKPSFLSAMELLVKLRETCGVPQKNPFLFGRPCALSAYKGSESIHHFVKECGAKNPEALTSRKILKHYPKMLQLMNLDDDEAKLIFGCRYQMKSYRQNGGMQQDEMDCEGQQAASWSQTEFSGTSCQQANDYQQEHGSTTGNCRTVPSKQRHKGSPYKGKHKWEEAEVRAVERHMMRFIEGHKVPQKNDCIQCLEAEARALKTRSWKGVKDYVRNRITALKRQSGSSQA
- the LOC128438830 gene encoding uncharacterized protein LOC128438830 isoform X3, which encodes MMDNPAANKNHVPCHSWVSPNGWSTSSTQGALLDPLGGSQHLGLGSSSEHRSSYEHLQGPSCVSGPSNLPPPHNMYHSAMYKAPHVSSHPAASALFADTSIPNHGVQLCRSQNAPLLLPHNPYRPQLTNQGLPGGLQGLPMSLPSCGQRVNAHQAPSGGMNVESAGVAGYAQGFGPSTSQEQAQWMPSLHSRGAENKSGRDAAAQCHNEPSHKNTIPLPDNERQRSAILNHRAQLLKQLAEMDELLDSIPADDTGDGRSLHTALQKKEDTSSESGDDTDPDYFPNNDGDFSEVQSDSDWSSSDKSSPSASSTPTDEEPSEGKTKTKTSPSKDKGAKKSSAAYQKKLPQTVVLPTLNTKEQRVYDKRNYCLFCSKPQSKMARHFERVHCDKAEVAVAFQYPVLSRERRKIWKKLINQGNFLHNKNVIKAGKGVLAVQKRPRKPGQAQDFLHCLYCHGLYVKNALFRHMRKCPEKVKDENESEFGRKRIASRCALEIFGDLGISDGFKNIVCEMIYDDVTKTVIDDQVILQFGEQMYNQYSSDVRKHDYIRQNLRQLARLVLEAQKTTPLKNLEEFFYPSSFRHVVSAVKVLAGYDLENNTFSIPSLAIKLGYHLQKACSIVEANAVKSGDTSLAESAKNFLVVYQKKWNRLISSGALTNLREIKKTSDGNVPIAQDIRLLNSHLDTVHRLAETKLGENPSAENYACLAKVILARTIVFNRRKPGEVASIQLKTFMSRKKSNVLDDMDVSVTDLERTMCGLFSRVDIKGSCGRMVPVLLKPSFLSAMELLVKLRETCGVPQKNPFLFGRPCALSAYKGSESIHHFVKECGAKNPEALTSRKILKHYPKMLQLMNLDDDEAKLIFGCRYQMKSYRQNGGMQQDEMDCEERLYPETGQQAASWSQTEFSGTSCQQANDYQQEHGSTTGNCRTVPSKQRHKGSPYKGKHKWEEAEVRAVERHMMRFIEGHKVPQKNDCIQCLEAEARALKTRSWKGVKDYVRNRITALKRQSGSSQA
- the LOC128438830 gene encoding uncharacterized protein LOC128438830 isoform X1, with protein sequence MMDNPAANKNHVPCHSWVSPNGWSTSSTQGALLDPLGGSQHLGLGSSSEHRSSYEHLQGPSCVSGPSNLPPPHNMYHSAMYKAPHVSSHPAASALFADTSIPNHGVQLCRSQNAPLLLPHNPYRPQLTNQGLPGGLQGLPMSLPSCGQRVNAHQAPSGGMNVESAGVAGYAQGFGPSTSQEQAQWMPSLHSRGAENKSGRDAAAQCHNEPSHKNTIPLPDNERQRSAILNHRAQLLKQLAEMDELLDSIPADDTGDGRSLHTALQSHLSAHCSSPASCDEHVETCDLPDDDDPMSAGESQKKEDTSSESGDDTDPDYFPNNDGDFSEVQSDSDWSSSDKSSPSASSTPTDEEPSEGKTKTKTSPSKDKGAKKSSAAYQKKLPQTVVLPTLNTKEQRVYDKRNYCLFCSKPQSKMARHFERVHCDKAEVAVAFQYPVLSRERRKIWKKLINQGNFLHNKNVIKAGKGVLAVQKRPRKPGQAQDFLHCLYCHGLYVKNALFRHMRKCPEKVKDENESEFGRKRIASRCALEIFGDLGISDGFKNIVCEMIYDDVTKTVIDDQVILQFGEQMYNQYSSDVRKHDYIRQNLRQLARLVLEAQKTTPLKNLEEFFYPSSFRHVVSAVKVLAGYDLENNTFSIPSLAIKLGYHLQKACSIVEANAVKSGDTSLAESAKNFLVVYQKKWNRLISSGALTNLREIKKTSDGNVPIAQDIRLLNSHLDTVHRLAETKLGENPSAENYACLAKVILARTIVFNRRKPGEVASIQLKTFMSRKKSNVLDDMDVSVTDLERTMCGLFSRVDIKGSCGRMVPVLLKPSFLSAMELLVKLRETCGVPQKNPFLFGRPCALSAYKGSESIHHFVKECGAKNPEALTSRKILKHYPKMLQLMNLDDDEAKLIFGCRYQMKSYRQNGGMQQDEMDCEERLYPETGQQAASWSQTEFSGTSCQQANDYQQEHGSTTGNCRTVPSKQRHKGSPYKGKHKWEEAEVRAVERHMMRFIEGHKVPQKNDCIQCLEAEARALKTRSWKGVKDYVRNRITALKRQSGSSQA